The nucleotide window ATTGATTTAGCCTCCATCCAGAAAACCCATGAGATTGTCGAAACCGCTTTGTTCGACCAGTTTCCGTACACCCACCATATTGAATCGGGTGTGTTTTTAAAGAGAAAGGAGCCGTAGATGATTTTAGCTTGGATAGGTGCTCTGTTTATCGGTTTAACGTTAGGGTTGTTAGGTTCTGGCGGGTCGATTTTAACCGTTCCGGTTTTAACCTATATTGTGGGTCAAGAGACCAAAGTGGCGATTGCCGGTTCTCTCATGATTGTCGGGATTATCAGCATATTTTCAGCTATCCCTTACGCTAGACAAGGTCTGGTCAAGTGGCGCACCGTGGTGATTTTTGGTGTGCCAGGCATGGCCGGTGCGGTATTTGGGGCTTGGCTGGCACATTATGTCAGTGACGCTTTGCAGATGTTGATCTTTTCCGTGCTCTTGCTTGCCGCCTCTTACCTGATGTTTAAACCCGTCAAGCTGGATGCTGAAACGGAGCTTGAAGAGCGAGCGATGTTTAAAATCGCGATAGACGGCTTTTTAGTTGGCGGTGTCACCGGCTTAGTGGGTGTTGGCGGAGGTTTTTTGATTATTCCCGCTTTAGTTCTGCTTGGCGGCTTATCCATGCGTTTGGCGGTAGGTACAAGTTTGGTGATTATTGCGGTCAAATCCTTTGCGGGCTTCTTAGAGTATTTAAAAGTGCTGGAGGCATTGCAACTGAGTGTAGATTGGCAAATCATCGGTATGTTCTCGGTAATCGGTATCGTCGGTGGATGGTTAGGACATAAAATCAGTAGCCAAATCAATCAAGAACAGTTAAAACGTGGTTTTGCGATATTTTTAGTATTAATGGGAGCGTTTATTCTGTATAAAAACCTTCCGAGTCTGTTCTAACTGGTTAAACCAGAATAAAAATCGCGCCTCTTTCAAATAAGGAATGGCTATGAAAATTGTTTCCGTGAATATCGGTAAAATCGTTGAAAAACCTTGGCGTGACGGCACTTCAACCGCGATTCATAAGCAAGCCGTTCAAGAGAGAATCAAGTTATCTAAATTTGGGCTTGAGGGTGATGAACAGGCGGATTTGAAAAGTCATGGCGGTGAAGACAAGGCGGTGTTGGTTCTGCCAAGCAGTGCTTATATGCGTTTTGAAATCGCCCATCCTTATGGATTTTTAGGTGAAAACCTAACCATCAATGATATTGACGAAGCGGAAATCCGTTTAGGGGATCGATTGCAAATCGGTTCTGTGCTGTTGGAGGTGACTCAGCCACGTTCGCCTTGCTGGAAATTGGATGCTTTGGTGACTGAAGACAGTCAGAAATGGCAAGCCGGTGAGTTTTTAAAAGCCTATGGTGAAAGTGGTCATGTCGGCTTTTATTGCCGAGTATTAAGTGAAGGTTGGTTAGAAACCAATCACTCAGTGAGGTGGTTGACCCGTAGTGCTGAATCGGCTGAAAAGTTTCCAGCGGTGAGTATAAAAGACCTGTTCTTGGCTAAACTTAACCCAAGTAGCGAAAAAGATTGGAAGACCTTGAAACGTGCGCTAAAACACCCCGCCTTGTCCAAAGCTTGGCAAGCCAGCATACAGCAACTGTTGGATAGCCGGGAAAGCAAAAAATCGAAACAATAAAATTTAATCCAAAACGGCCAATTTTCATTGGCCGTTTTTATTTACCTTCAGTTTGAAATTATTCACCAACGGATATTACGTTTGGTTTCTAGAAACGTTTAAGTGGCTGGTAACCAATACCTAACCATGCGTTTTGATTGGACAGCGGTAAAGGTGTGCTTGACCATTTTTTAGTCCATCCTGGACGATTAAAAAATCGATGCTATGGGCTTGTTTCTTTATGAACTGAATCCCTTCAGGTTTGCCAGAAGATGGGGGGAGGTCACAGAGGTGAATCAGGTTGTCGCTGGGTGTGTCGTTAGCGGTAATGGCGTTTTCGGCGTTCCATAAACTCACTTGGTAGGGCAGTGGTTGGTCGCCAACAGCGCCGCTTAACACCAAAAATTGCTCAGGTTTTGAGAGGGGAACTTCAGATAAACCACGCACGCCATTTCCGGCCGTAGTGATATACAGCAGTTTGGATTTTTTGATGGCGAAGCGGTTTTTGGCAAGTTTTAAACGCAGTATTGGCACAATATTGCCTCGGAACACAGGGCCTCTAAATCCCAGAAGTAACCGACCTTGGCCATCAATCGCCAAACCTTCTATATCAATGCCGTTCTCTTTGCTTGGTAAACCGATAAAGGGTTTTAATAAAGGGTGTCGTGTCAGCTCTTGTTGGATGGAGAGCGATTGTTGTTGAATGACCCTGGCGGCGGAATCCAATTCGAGTCTGACCAGTTTTTGTCTTGCCGGCTCAGCATAAATGGTTTGTAACCGTGCGATGTTGTCCTTTTGGTTAAGCGAGTTTTTAAGTTTTTTGCGTTTGGCACTGTGTGAGCCGAGCGCATATAAATATGGGGCTTGCCAGGCCAAAGCTTCGATATCCATCTCTTCAGAGTCATCACTTAATTGAATCACATTAATCGATTTCCAGCTTTTTTTATTGTCGGCTTTGAAAATTTGGATTTGATTGCCTTCATCGGTCGCTAAAGCCATAAAGTTATCGGTAATGACGACTCCGCTGATATTTAATGGATCGATTTTAAGCGGCTCAGAAAATGACCAGGCCTGGTCGTTTAGTATTTGAGCAATCGGTTTAGCCCAGGTCAAAGGGCTAACAATTAGGTTAGATAATAAAACCGTGAATAAGATGATAATGCGCATAGGTTTCCAATTCAATAAACTTACCAGGCCTGGTAATCTGGTGATAAATTTTACCCTAAGGCTTTACAAATATATCGGTTAATGCAACTTATTTTGGGGATAACTCGTTGCCAGTGTAGAATAAGCGGCAACAGAAAAGGTTAGAGCTATGACAGACGAATCACAAACAAAATTAACCAAAAAAGAGCGCACCAAAGATTGGATTAAACCGCCTAAATCCATTATGAAATTGGTGGGTCGTGCCATGGCGCAATACAAGATGTTGCGTGATGGTGACCGAGTGTTGTTAGGGCTTTCGGGGGGCAAGGATTCTATGGCGTTATTGGTGATT belongs to Thiomicrorhabdus immobilis and includes:
- a CDS encoding sulfite exporter TauE/SafE family protein, which gives rise to MILAWIGALFIGLTLGLLGSGGSILTVPVLTYIVGQETKVAIAGSLMIVGIISIFSAIPYARQGLVKWRTVVIFGVPGMAGAVFGAWLAHYVSDALQMLIFSVLLLAASYLMFKPVKLDAETELEERAMFKIAIDGFLVGGVTGLVGVGGGFLIIPALVLLGGLSMRLAVGTSLVIIAVKSFAGFLEYLKVLEALQLSVDWQIIGMFSVIGIVGGWLGHKISSQINQEQLKRGFAIFLVLMGAFILYKNLPSLF
- a CDS encoding DUF3616 domain-containing protein, encoding MRIIILFTVLLSNLIVSPLTWAKPIAQILNDQAWSFSEPLKIDPLNISGVVITDNFMALATDEGNQIQIFKADNKKSWKSINVIQLSDDSEEMDIEALAWQAPYLYALGSHSAKRKKLKNSLNQKDNIARLQTIYAEPARQKLVRLELDSAARVIQQQSLSIQQELTRHPLLKPFIGLPSKENGIDIEGLAIDGQGRLLLGFRGPVFRGNIVPILRLKLAKNRFAIKKSKLLYITTAGNGVRGLSEVPLSKPEQFLVLSGAVGDQPLPYQVSLWNAENAITANDTPSDNLIHLCDLPPSSGKPEGIQFIKKQAHSIDFLIVQDGLKNGQAHLYRCPIKTHG
- a CDS encoding MOSC domain-containing protein, producing the protein MKIVSVNIGKIVEKPWRDGTSTAIHKQAVQERIKLSKFGLEGDEQADLKSHGGEDKAVLVLPSSAYMRFEIAHPYGFLGENLTINDIDEAEIRLGDRLQIGSVLLEVTQPRSPCWKLDALVTEDSQKWQAGEFLKAYGESGHVGFYCRVLSEGWLETNHSVRWLTRSAESAEKFPAVSIKDLFLAKLNPSSEKDWKTLKRALKHPALSKAWQASIQQLLDSRESKKSKQ